From one Equus asinus isolate D_3611 breed Donkey chromosome 5, EquAss-T2T_v2, whole genome shotgun sequence genomic stretch:
- the TACSTD2 gene encoding tumor-associated calcium signal transducer 2, which produces MARGPGLALPAPPLPLLLLLLLLAALAGPAAAQDNCTCPTNKMTVCARDGPGGRCRCRALGSGFEVDCSTLTSKCLLLKARVSAPKAGRALVRPSEHALLDNDGLYDPDCDPDGRFKARQCNQTAVCWCVNSVGVRRTDKGDLSLRCDELVRTHHILIDLHQGPAARALDRAELDAELRRLFRERYRLHPRFVAAVHYEQPTIQIELQQNASQMAPGDVDIADAAYYFERDVKGESLFPGRRGLDVRVHGEPLLVERTLIYYLDEKPPQFSMKRLTAGLVAVIVVVVVSLVAGVAVLVVSNRRKSGKYKKVEIKELGELRKEPSV; this is translated from the coding sequence ATGGCCCGGGGCCCCGGCCTCGCGCTGCCGGCGCCAccgctgccgctgctgctgctgctgctgctcctggcgGCGCTggccggccccgccgccgcgcAGGACAACTGCACGTGCCCCACCAACAAGATGACCGTGTGCGCGCGGGACGGCCCGGGCGGCCGCTGCCGATGCCGCGCGCTCGGCTCGGGCTTCGAGGTGGACTGCTCCACGCTCACCTCCAAGTGCCTGCTGCTCAAGGCGCGCGTGAGCGCCCCCAAGGCCGGCCGCGCGCTGGTGCGGCCGAGCGAGCACGCGCTCCTGGACAACGACGGCCTCTATGACCCCGACTGCGACCCCGACGGCCGCTTCAAGGCCCGCCAGTGCAACCAGACGGCGGTGTGCTGGTGCGTGAACTCGGTGGGCGTGCGCCGCACCGACAAGGGCGACCTGAGCCTGCGCTGCGACGAGCTGGTGCGCACGCACCACATCCTCATCGACCTGCACCAGGGCCCGGCCGCTCGCGCCTTGGACCGCGCCGAGCTGGACGCCGAGCTGCGGCGGCTCTTCCGCGAGCGCTACCGCCTGCACCCGCGCTTCGTGGCGGCCGTGCACTACGAGCAGCCCACCATCCAGATCGAGCTGCAGCAGAACGCGTCGCAGATGGCCCCCGGCGACGTGGACATCGCCGACGCCGCCTACTACTTCGAGAGGGACGTCAAGGGCGAGTCGCTGTTCCCAGGCCGCCGCGGCCTCGACGTGCGCGTGCACGGCGAGCCCCTGCTCGTGGAGCGGACCCTCATCTACTACCTGGACGAGAAGCCCCCGCAGTTCTCCATGAAGCGCCTCACTGCCGGCCTCGTCGCCGTCATCGTGGTGGTCGTGGTGTCCCTCGTCGCCGGCGTGGCCGTCCTGGTGGTCAGCAACCGGAGGAAGTCGGGGAAGTAcaagaaggtggagatcaaggAACTGGGGGAGTTGAGAAAGGAACCCAGCGTGTAG
- the LOC106833467 gene encoding putative HTLV-1-related endogenous sequence, producing the protein MRGWGPPARAEEPPRESKAEGQDGDAEGMGRGRGRDAGASAVHREADDASVLRPQPARRPAPRPRHPSRPSPRPPPRPWPPQPPPPHARTWPSPRPGSPRKGEDRSPHGPPKRQSVATPPGRPRRRTPTAPRRAPPLAPAQAHAHAATPRSAPRTRAGARRRAVLRPAGSHDAVLPREWLRGPRPLRPEEGRGCWPARVVPPTSWSQTRRRWGLWSGIQLGRARRKQRGAGPAGVRGSCAEDALLEADPGARERGCHVTSRAALWRKVMDDLRLRKLAENS; encoded by the coding sequence ATGAGAGGCTGGGGGCCACCAGCCCGCGCTGAGGAGCCCCCGCGAGAAAGCAAGGCGGAGGGACAAGACGGCGACGCGGAAGGGATGGGGCGGGGACGTGGAAGGGACGCGGGGGCATCCGCCGTCCACCGCGAGGCCGACGACGCTTCTGTTCTCAGACCCCAGCCTGCCCGtcgccccgcccccaggccgcgcCACCCCTCCCGCCCGTCCCCACGGCCCCCGCCTCGCCCCTGGCCCCCgcagccccctccaccccacGCTCGCACCTGGCCCTCCCCTCGGCCCGGCTCCCCGCGGAAAGGAGAGGACAGGAGCCCGCACGGACCCCCAAAGCGGCAGAGCGTGGCAACGCCTCCGGGTCGCCCGCGCAGGCGCACGCCCACCGCGCCacgccgcgccccgcccctcgCGCCCGCGCAGGCGCACGCCCACGCCGCCACGCCGCGCTCCGCCCCTCGCACCCGCGCAGGCGCACGCCGCCGAGCCGTGCTCCGCCCGGCGGGTAGTCACGACGCCGTTCTCCCGCGGGAGTGGCTGCGCGGACCACGGCCTCTGCGGCCGGAGGAGGGGCGTGGCTGCTGGCCGGCGCGCGTCGTTCCTCCGACGTCCTGGAGCCAGACTAGGCGGCGCTGGGGTCTCTGGAGCGGGATCCAGCTAGGCCGCGCCCGCCGAAAGCAGAGAGGCGCGGGGCCCGCCGGAGTTCGGGGGTCTTGTGCTGAAGATGCGCTGCTGGAAGCCGACCCTGGAGCTCGAGAGCGCGGCTGTCACGTGACCTCTAGAGCGGCACTGTGGAGAAAGGTGATGGATGACCTGAGGCTCCGGAAGCTAGCTGAAAATAGCTGA